In Gimesia benthica, a single window of DNA contains:
- a CDS encoding cofactor-independent phosphoglycerate mutase, which translates to MKYVLVIPDGCADEPQDALGGKTPLQAAFLPHMDEVVSAGILGRTDTVPASMPSGSDVGTMSLFGYDPLVFHTGRAPLEAAAQGIELGPHDWAIRCNFVTIDKGNMASFTASQLPNEVGAELIGLLQEATADDPQWEFHQGVSYRNLLVYRAKDADDQPFDEGTTTIPPHDLTDQPVGQDLPSGKGSDLLLELMERSKKLFKKCKANQKRSDGNPPATQIWLWGQGSRPALTPFQEQFGKSGAVITAVDLLRGLGRLLGWDVIEVEGATGYTDTDYAAKGRAAIETLQNTDFVVVHVEATDEASHEGEVHEKIKALENIDQHIVGPVHEYLREQGDYRILVCPDHPTFLRTKTHSHGYVPFGICGTRVRPDQSNKYDEVSAGASNLLLPKGHQLMPFFFGTLTN; encoded by the coding sequence ATGAAATATGTGCTCGTAATTCCCGATGGCTGTGCGGATGAACCGCAGGACGCATTAGGGGGCAAGACCCCGTTGCAGGCTGCCTTTCTGCCGCATATGGATGAAGTTGTTTCCGCAGGTATTCTGGGCCGGACCGACACGGTGCCGGCGTCGATGCCGTCGGGCAGCGATGTGGGGACGATGAGCCTGTTCGGCTACGATCCGCTGGTCTTTCATACGGGACGGGCCCCGCTGGAAGCGGCCGCCCAGGGAATCGAGCTGGGTCCGCACGACTGGGCCATCCGCTGCAATTTCGTGACGATCGACAAAGGGAACATGGCCAGCTTCACCGCATCTCAGCTGCCCAACGAGGTCGGTGCGGAGCTGATCGGCCTGTTACAGGAAGCGACCGCCGACGATCCGCAGTGGGAGTTTCACCAGGGGGTGAGCTACCGGAACCTGCTCGTCTACCGGGCCAAAGACGCCGACGATCAGCCCTTCGATGAAGGGACGACGACCATTCCGCCCCACGATCTGACCGATCAACCGGTGGGTCAGGATTTACCCTCGGGCAAGGGGAGCGACCTGCTGCTGGAGCTGATGGAGCGCAGCAAGAAACTGTTCAAAAAATGCAAAGCGAATCAGAAGCGGTCCGACGGCAATCCGCCGGCGACGCAGATCTGGCTCTGGGGCCAGGGAAGCCGCCCGGCTTTGACGCCGTTCCAGGAACAGTTCGGCAAGAGCGGCGCGGTGATTACCGCCGTCGACCTGTTACGTGGTCTGGGACGCCTGCTGGGCTGGGATGTGATTGAAGTCGAAGGGGCCACCGGCTACACCGACACCGATTACGCCGCCAAGGGACGTGCCGCGATTGAGACCCTGCAGAATACGGACTTCGTTGTGGTGCATGTGGAAGCAACCGACGAAGCATCCCACGAAGGGGAAGTGCATGAGAAGATCAAGGCTTTGGAAAATATCGACCAGCACATTGTCGGGCCGGTGCACGAATATCTGCGGGAACAGGGCGACTATCGCATCCTGGTTTGCCCCGATCATCCGACGTTCCTCAGAACGAAAACGCACAGCCACGGGTATGTGCCCTTCGGCATTTGTGGAACCAGGGTGCGTCCCGATCAGTCCAACAAGTATGACGAAGTCAGCGCCGGTGCCAGCAACCTGCTGCTGCCCAAAGGTCATCAGCTGATGCCGTTTTTCTTTGGGACCCTGACCAACTGA
- a CDS encoding ferritin-like domain-containing protein, translating into MDKQTMIEKLNEDLASELAAIIQYTTYAAKATGPYRPQLTQFYLAEVPDELAHAQYLANKIVALGGEPTTVAGKVKAAQTNREMLEAVLAAEKEATAGYTQRAKEAEELGDKGMAVQLEDMVRDESGHAEEVERILMDWPL; encoded by the coding sequence ATGGATAAACAGACAATGATTGAGAAACTGAATGAAGATCTGGCGAGCGAACTGGCCGCCATCATCCAATACACCACCTATGCCGCCAAGGCCACCGGACCTTACCGTCCGCAACTGACTCAGTTCTACCTGGCCGAAGTCCCCGATGAACTGGCACACGCACAGTACCTGGCGAATAAAATCGTCGCCCTGGGTGGCGAACCGACCACCGTCGCCGGCAAGGTCAAAGCAGCGCAAACCAACCGCGAAATGCTCGAAGCAGTCCTCGCTGCCGAAAAAGAAGCGACCGCCGGCTACACCCAACGGGCAAAAGAAGCCGAAGAACTCGGCGATAAAGGCATGGCCGTTCAACTGGAAGACATGGTCCGCGATGAAAGCGGTCACGCGGAAGAAGTCGAACGCATCCTCATGGACTGGCCACTCTAA
- a CDS encoding co-chaperone GroES, whose protein sequence is MSDWVEPLGMRILIRKDESRQTTKGGIVLPDKAEIPNITGRVVEISVQIARDDDFPIKKYDKVLFNPSEAIPVDFEPDNVLYVVPIEDVVAVFRRGDAKTNEILEAEEQEFEDPDDWEE, encoded by the coding sequence GTGTCAGACTGGGTTGAACCACTGGGAATGCGAATTCTCATCCGCAAAGATGAAAGTCGTCAGACGACCAAAGGGGGGATTGTGCTCCCCGACAAAGCGGAAATTCCAAACATCACCGGCCGGGTGGTGGAGATCAGCGTGCAGATTGCGCGGGACGATGATTTCCCGATCAAGAAGTACGACAAGGTCCTGTTTAACCCCAGTGAAGCGATCCCCGTCGATTTCGAACCGGACAACGTGCTCTACGTGGTGCCCATCGAAGATGTGGTGGCTGTCTTCCGTCGCGGCGATGCCAAAACCAACGAAATCCTCGAGGCCGAAGAGCAGGAATTCGAAGATCCCGACGACTGGGAAGAGTAA
- a CDS encoding XdhC family protein, which produces MEAEVKRRALRVLDSDAPEIMTFQLDNDYGWDDGLICGGRMKVLVDPVRNTDDLQYFRTMLQQLDADQGCTEAIVLNPESAEGIAATDRFLINADAEIVASRGNPQPPAQLQAGLKPIQNRPRPYVNAGIAYLTFHQTCQLIVIGCGHVGQKVAELASDVDFEIIAVDDRQEYCNAERFPSAKQLIVGTFDTTLADLPISRDTFIIIVTRGHNHDEEALGYVAQSPARYIGMIGSRRKVKLIFEDLIRMGTPREALARVHAPLGFDIGSQTVPEIALSIVAELVAWRNLDEVPAAYQRTSLVEELKTPDPA; this is translated from the coding sequence GTGGAAGCCGAAGTCAAACGCCGTGCACTCCGCGTACTCGACTCGGATGCCCCGGAAATCATGACTTTCCAGCTCGACAACGATTACGGCTGGGATGACGGCCTGATCTGTGGCGGACGCATGAAAGTGCTCGTCGATCCGGTACGCAATACTGATGACTTACAATACTTCCGCACGATGCTGCAGCAACTCGACGCAGACCAGGGCTGTACCGAAGCGATTGTCCTCAACCCCGAATCCGCCGAAGGCATTGCCGCAACCGATCGCTTCCTGATCAACGCGGATGCTGAGATCGTCGCTTCGCGGGGCAATCCCCAGCCCCCCGCACAACTGCAGGCCGGCCTCAAACCGATCCAGAATCGGCCCCGCCCGTACGTCAACGCGGGCATCGCCTATCTGACCTTTCACCAGACCTGCCAGCTCATCGTCATCGGCTGTGGTCATGTGGGACAGAAAGTCGCCGAACTGGCCAGCGATGTCGATTTCGAAATCATCGCCGTCGATGATCGCCAGGAATACTGCAACGCCGAACGTTTCCCCTCCGCGAAACAGCTCATCGTCGGCACCTTCGACACCACACTGGCCGACCTCCCCATCAGTCGGGATACCTTCATCATCATCGTGACACGGGGACACAACCACGATGAAGAGGCCCTGGGTTACGTGGCGCAGTCACCCGCCCGCTATATCGGCATGATCGGAAGCCGCCGCAAAGTCAAACTGATCTTCGAAGACCTGATCCGCATGGGCACGCCCCGCGAAGCCCTCGCCCGCGTCCACGCACCGCTGGGCTTCGACATCGGCTCACAGACGGTCCCCGAAATTGCGCTCAGCATCGTCGCGGAACTGGTCGCCTGGCGCAACCTGGATGAAGTGCCCGCAGCCTATCAGCGGACCAGCCTGGTGGAAGAACTGAAAACTCCCGATCCGGCCTGA
- a CDS encoding XdhC family protein has translation MRELLLELEQAVQQQKPVCYTCLVETRGSTPQKPGAAMLIFSDGSQVGTLGAVVWKPKSNAVHSAYSTRMPRKS, from the coding sequence ATGCGTGAGCTATTACTCGAACTCGAACAGGCCGTCCAGCAGCAGAAACCCGTCTGCTACACCTGCCTGGTAGAAACCCGGGGCTCAACCCCGCAAAAGCCCGGGGCCGCCATGCTGATTTTCAGCGATGGTTCCCAGGTAGGAACGCTCGGGGCGGTTGTGTGGAAGCCGAAGTCAAACGCCGTGCACTCCGCGTACTCGACTCGGATGCCCCGGAAATCATGA
- the eboE gene encoding metabolite traffic protein EboE produces the protein MTLNSLPLSYCTNVHPGLTTAEILQKLDEFTLPIQEQLGSPLAAGLWLAQPVIEEILSEPEGIDRFAEQLQQRNLTCYTLNAFPYGNFHSERVKENVYLPDWTEPERLEYTKGCARVLAALLPEGVEGSISTVPLGFKGFEHPRDFSQQCVDQLIETAVFLKQLQDETGRTIRLAIEPEPFCVIEFTHELIVYFERLYERAADKQLLGVVREFIGACYDICHQAVEFEDIPGSIRQITHAEIRINKIHISNAIELVDPWNNEAGRTQLADYAEPRYLHQTIGNLKNGDLYRIPDLDRDFLLDPHPRLQETERLRVHFHVPVDAQTLGPLGTTHRELRQALATVKELDYAPHLEVETYTWEVLPGDQKPSLVDGLTRELQAARKLIDSL, from the coding sequence ATGACGTTAAATTCGCTCCCTTTGAGTTATTGCACGAACGTGCATCCCGGCCTGACAACCGCGGAGATTCTGCAGAAACTCGATGAATTTACCCTGCCGATTCAAGAGCAGCTGGGATCACCACTGGCCGCCGGTCTCTGGCTGGCACAACCGGTGATTGAGGAAATCCTCTCAGAGCCAGAAGGCATCGACCGCTTCGCCGAACAGCTGCAGCAGCGCAACCTGACCTGCTACACGCTCAATGCGTTCCCCTACGGCAATTTTCACAGCGAACGCGTCAAAGAGAATGTCTACCTCCCCGACTGGACAGAGCCCGAACGGCTGGAATACACCAAAGGCTGCGCCCGCGTCCTGGCGGCACTGCTGCCCGAGGGAGTCGAAGGCAGCATCTCCACGGTCCCCCTGGGCTTCAAAGGCTTCGAGCATCCCCGCGACTTCAGTCAGCAATGCGTCGACCAGCTGATTGAGACGGCCGTCTTTCTGAAACAGCTGCAGGACGAAACCGGACGCACCATTCGCCTGGCCATCGAACCCGAACCGTTCTGCGTGATTGAATTCACCCACGAGCTGATCGTCTATTTCGAACGGCTCTACGAACGGGCCGCCGACAAACAGCTGCTGGGCGTGGTCCGCGAATTCATAGGGGCCTGCTATGATATCTGTCACCAGGCGGTCGAATTCGAAGACATCCCCGGTTCGATCCGGCAGATCACCCACGCGGAAATCCGCATCAACAAAATTCATATTTCCAACGCCATCGAACTCGTCGATCCCTGGAATAACGAAGCAGGTCGCACGCAGCTCGCAGACTACGCCGAGCCCCGCTACCTGCACCAGACCATCGGCAACCTCAAGAACGGCGACCTGTACCGCATCCCCGACCTCGACCGGGACTTCCTGCTCGATCCGCATCCCCGTCTGCAGGAGACCGAACGCCTGCGGGTGCACTTCCACGTGCCCGTCGACGCGCAGACCCTGGGCCCGCTGGGAACCACACACCGCGAACTGAGACAGGCACTGGCCACGGTCAAGGAACTCGACTACGCGCCGCACCTCGAAGTGGAAACCTATACCTGGGAAGTCCTGCCCGGCGATCAGAAACCATCACTGGTCGACGGATTGACGCGCGAACTGCAGGCCGCCCGCAAACTGATTGATTCGCTTTAA